From a region of the Coprococcus comes ATCC 27758 genome:
- the gcvPB gene encoding aminomethyl-transferring glycine dehydrogenase subunit GcvPB, translating into MLIFEKSRPGRGCDLLPECDVEVTLPQEKDKREKKLHLPELSEIELSRHYTELAKKSHGVNDGFYPLGSCTMKYNPKINEDMAALPGFTEIHPLQPTHTVQGCLEVIKESENLLCEITGMDRMTFQPAAGAHGEFTGLLLIKAYHKSRGDEKRKKIIVPDSAHGTNPASAAMAGFQVVSIESAPDGGVDLEKLQEVCGEDTAGLMLTNPNTVGLFDKNILKITEIVHNCGGLCYYDGANLNAVMGTVRPGDMGFDVIHLNLHKTFSTPHGGGGPGSGPVGCKSMLVPFLPSYVVDGEEELKFVKEPQSIGEMKSFYGNFTVIVKALTYVKTLGREGIPEASQNAVLNANYMMNKLKDLYTMAYDEVCMHEFVMSLADLKKKTGISAMDIAKGLLDNGIHPPTMYFPLIVEEALMVEPTETESKETLDEAVEVLRKLYEIAETDAEQLHQAPVTTPVTRMDEVGAARHPYLRYEWQD; encoded by the coding sequence ATGTTAATATTTGAAAAAAGCAGACCTGGAAGAGGTTGCGATTTACTGCCAGAATGCGATGTAGAAGTAACACTTCCACAGGAAAAAGATAAAAGAGAGAAAAAACTTCATCTGCCAGAGCTTTCTGAAATTGAACTGAGCAGACATTATACAGAACTTGCAAAGAAATCACATGGTGTGAATGATGGTTTTTATCCACTCGGATCTTGTACAATGAAATACAATCCGAAGATCAATGAAGATATGGCAGCACTTCCGGGATTCACAGAGATCCATCCACTGCAGCCGACACATACGGTACAGGGATGCCTGGAAGTCATCAAAGAATCTGAAAATCTTCTCTGCGAGATCACAGGTATGGATCGTATGACATTCCAGCCGGCAGCCGGTGCTCACGGAGAATTTACAGGACTTCTTCTGATCAAAGCATATCATAAGAGCCGTGGAGACGAAAAGAGAAAGAAAATTATCGTTCCGGATTCTGCACATGGAACCAATCCGGCAAGTGCGGCAATGGCAGGATTCCAGGTAGTCAGCATTGAATCTGCACCGGATGGTGGTGTTGATCTTGAAAAATTACAGGAAGTATGCGGAGAGGATACAGCAGGACTTATGCTTACCAATCCAAATACGGTAGGACTTTTTGATAAGAATATTCTGAAGATTACGGAGATCGTTCATAACTGTGGCGGACTTTGCTACTATGACGGAGCAAACTTAAATGCAGTTATGGGAACTGTTCGCCCTGGAGATATGGGATTTGATGTGATCCATCTGAATCTTCACAAAACATTCTCAACTCCGCACGGTGGCGGTGGCCCTGGAAGCGGACCTGTTGGATGCAAGAGCATGCTGGTTCCGTTCCTTCCATCTTATGTAGTAGATGGGGAAGAAGAACTGAAATTTGTAAAAGAACCACAGAGCATCGGTGAGATGAAGAGCTTCTATGGAAACTTTACAGTCATCGTAAAAGCACTTACTTATGTGAAGACACTGGGACGCGAAGGTATTCCGGAAGCGAGCCAGAATGCAGTTCTGAATGCAAATTACATGATGAACAAACTGAAAGACCTTTATACAATGGCGTATGACGAGGTATGTATGCATGAATTCGTAATGAGTCTTGCAGATTTGAAAAAGAAAACAGGAATTTCTGCAATGGATATTGCAAAAGGACTTCTTGATAACGGTATCCATCCACCGACAATGTACTTCCCGCTGATCGTTGAGGAAGCACTGATGGTAGAGCCGACAGAGACAGAGTCCAAAGAAACTCTGGATGAAGCAGTAGAAGTATTACGCAAACTGTATGAAATCGCAGAAACAGATGCCGAACAGCTTCATCAGGCGCCTGTTACAACACCGGTTACAAGAATGGATGAGGTTGGAGCAGCAAGACATCCATATCTGCGATACGAATGGCAGGACTAA